The bacterium genome includes a region encoding these proteins:
- a CDS encoding glutamate synthase, whose translation MDDFADKLKNSRQWMMEGYSPSEPPHTEEEGGCGVTGFACSIPVGGRHIYEPSVQMHNRGNGKGGGIAAVGMVPEQLGVSRDILTNDYILQVALLDSSARNAVEADYVNPMFDIHHAEQVGHIDNWQDIEGLPVCPPEICRYFVKPKKDVLAAFAQKRGLDGLSQRDIEEEFLFQNAFELNNKYYAAMGDKQAFVMSQGRNMMILKIVGYAEQIVTYYQLEDFQAHVWIAHQRYPTRGRVWHPGGAHPFCGMNEALVHNGDFANYYSVCEYLAQRNIKPLFLTDTEVSILVFDLWSRVYKYPLEYIIEGLAPTSERDFDMLPREKQEVYKRIQQDHIHASPDGPWFFIIARNDVDNDAFQLLGITDTAMLRPQVFALQDGDVQIGLICSEKQAIDATLASLAREDSRFCKIADNYWNARGGSYTDGGTFVFTLKHKDDGSYKLSCADKFGRQRKADSGERKTGEPVSIDEVSANIPALLADESGMSLFKALKKATAGMSLEEFKSLCGSIISSIESDDQRPAAINGLTLMIDRRYPTGLNRHARIVEAVINTLTAIFESVPSIVNGGSSKYVRVDWETRDAVRAPIGDEEVLIVNGHDFPPEGDECDARLVYEAYEKGWKRFICHSYIGQRFLGAGLGPGSIDCRIDAYGSTGDYLASGLDGAVIVVHGNAQDQLAQIMRGGKLVIHGDVGQTFMYGAKGGDVFIRGNAAGRPLINAVGCPRAIINGTCLDFLAESFMAGDPLTGGGFVILNGVKLDSDGNIIDLDTPYSGSNLFSLASGGAIYVRDPHSTLDDEQLNGGEYYELTDADWELIEPYLEENARLFDISVDRLLTVDGTTLEPKQVYRKVAPARKAVPAGLADDDATGYDEDDGLGG comes from the coding sequence ATGGACGACTTTGCGGACAAGTTAAAAAATAGCAGGCAGTGGATGATGGAGGGCTACAGCCCGTCCGAACCGCCGCACACCGAGGAAGAAGGCGGATGCGGAGTTACAGGGTTTGCCTGTTCCATACCTGTCGGCGGTAGGCATATATATGAGCCGTCCGTGCAGATGCACAATCGCGGCAACGGCAAGGGTGGCGGAATCGCAGCTGTGGGTATGGTGCCGGAGCAGCTCGGCGTTTCAAGGGATATCTTGACCAATGACTACATCCTGCAGGTCGCTCTGTTGGATTCATCTGCCAGGAATGCAGTCGAAGCGGACTATGTTAATCCCATGTTCGATATTCATCATGCCGAGCAGGTCGGCCACATCGACAACTGGCAGGATATCGAAGGGCTGCCGGTCTGCCCGCCTGAGATCTGCCGTTACTTTGTAAAACCAAAGAAAGACGTGCTGGCTGCCTTTGCACAAAAGCGCGGCCTTGATGGCTTATCCCAGCGTGATATAGAGGAAGAGTTCCTCTTCCAGAACGCATTTGAGCTTAACAATAAGTATTACGCTGCTATGGGCGATAAGCAGGCGTTTGTGATGAGCCAGGGCCGCAACATGATGATTCTCAAGATCGTCGGTTACGCCGAGCAGATCGTAACATACTATCAGCTAGAAGACTTCCAGGCGCATGTTTGGATTGCTCACCAGAGGTACCCTACACGCGGACGTGTGTGGCACCCAGGCGGCGCGCACCCGTTCTGCGGAATGAATGAAGCCTTGGTGCATAATGGCGACTTCGCGAACTACTATTCGGTGTGCGAATATCTGGCTCAGAGAAATATCAAGCCGCTGTTTTTGACCGATACAGAGGTTTCTATTCTGGTTTTTGACCTCTGGAGCAGAGTCTATAAGTATCCGTTGGAATATATCATCGAAGGCCTGGCACCCACCAGTGAGCGCGACTTCGATATGCTGCCGCGCGAGAAGCAGGAAGTATATAAGCGGATCCAGCAGGACCACATCCATGCATCACCGGACGGCCCGTGGTTCTTTATTATCGCCAGAAATGATGTCGACAACGATGCGTTCCAACTGCTTGGTATCACCGATACGGCTATGCTCAGGCCGCAGGTATTTGCTCTGCAGGACGGTGATGTCCAGATCGGCCTAATTTGCTCAGAAAAGCAGGCTATTGATGCTACTCTAGCCAGCCTGGCGCGCGAAGACAGCCGGTTTTGCAAGATAGCCGACAATTATTGGAACGCCCGCGGCGGCAGTTATACTGACGGCGGAACGTTCGTCTTCACTCTCAAGCATAAGGACGATGGATCATATAAACTGAGCTGCGCAGACAAGTTCGGCAGGCAGCGCAAGGCAGACAGTGGAGAACGAAAAACAGGTGAGCCTGTTTCTATAGATGAAGTATCTGCAAATATTCCGGCGCTGCTTGCTGATGAGAGTGGGATGTCGCTCTTTAAGGCGCTAAAGAAAGCTACGGCTGGAATGAGCCTTGAAGAATTCAAGAGCCTGTGCGGCTCTATTATCTCCAGCATCGAGAGCGACGACCAGCGTCCCGCTGCAATCAATGGCTTAACGCTTATGATCGACCGCCGCTATCCCACCGGCCTGAACAGACATGCAAGAATTGTCGAAGCTGTAATCAATACGCTCACGGCTATATTTGAGTCGGTGCCGTCCATAGTAAACGGCGGCAGTTCGAAATATGTCCGCGTAGACTGGGAGACACGCGACGCAGTAAGGGCTCCGATTGGCGATGAGGAAGTGTTGATCGTCAACGGTCATGACTTCCCGCCGGAGGGCGATGAGTGCGACGCCCGTCTTGTCTACGAAGCCTATGAAAAAGGCTGGAAGAGGTTCATCTGCCACAGCTATATCGGACAGAGGTTCCTTGGCGCAGGCTTGGGACCTGGATCGATCGACTGCCGGATCGACGCTTACGGCAGCACCGGTGACTACCTTGCATCGGGGCTTGACGGCGCGGTGATAGTTGTCCATGGCAATGCTCAGGATCAACTCGCGCAGATCATGCGAGGCGGCAAGCTGGTAATTCACGGCGACGTCGGCCAGACATTCATGTATGGCGCAAAGGGCGGAGACGTATTCATCAGAGGCAATGCCGCGGGAAGACCGTTAATCAACGCGGTCGGCTGCCCGAGAGCGATCATAAACGGCACATGCCTGGACTTCTTGGCTGAGTCGTTTATGGCCGGTGACCCGCTGACTGGCGGCGGGTTCGTAATACTGAACGGCGTGAAGCTGGACAGCGACGGCAACATCATCGATCTCGATACGCCATATTCAGGCTCGAACCTGTTCTCGCTGGCATCAGGCGGCGCTATCTATGTCCGTGATCCGCACAGCACTCTCGATGATGAGCAACTCAACGGCGGCGAGTATTATGAGCTTACCGACGCCGATTGGGAGTTGATTGAGCCTTATCTGGAAGAAAATGCGCGGCTCTTCGATATATCCGTCGACCGTCTGCTCACCGTGGACGGGACAACTCTAGAACCCAAACAGGTCTATCGCAAGGTCGCTCCTGCGCGCAAAGCTGTTCCGGCGGGTCTTGCAGACGATGATGCAACGGGCTATGACGAAGACGACGGCCTGGGCGGATAG
- a CDS encoding hydrogenase iron-sulfur subunit has product MDNFEPKILALCCHYCAYAAADLAGSMWLQYPANVRVLRLPCTGKVDPGYIMTAFEKGVDGVLVAGCLEGGCHFQEGNLRARRRVELVREMLDEAGIEKDRLEMFNLSSAEGPRFAEIVGIMADRIKKLGPSPLRANAETKERIVVSTK; this is encoded by the coding sequence ATGGATAATTTTGAACCAAAAATACTGGCGCTGTGCTGTCATTACTGCGCATATGCCGCTGCAGACCTCGCAGGTTCCATGTGGCTGCAATATCCGGCAAATGTGCGTGTACTGAGGCTCCCGTGCACCGGCAAGGTGGACCCGGGCTATATCATGACCGCATTTGAGAAGGGTGTCGATGGCGTGCTCGTGGCCGGCTGCCTCGAAGGCGGTTGTCACTTCCAGGAAGGCAACCTGCGAGCACGAAGACGCGTCGAGCTTGTCCGGGAGATGCTGGATGAAGCCGGAATAGAAAAAGACAGGCTGGAGATGTTCAATCTCTCCTCCGCTGAAGGACCCAGGTTTGCTGAAATAGTCGGGATAATGGCCGACCGGATTAAAAAACTCGGGCCGAGTCCGCTCCGTGCCAATGCAGAAACCAAGGAAAGAATAGTCGTCTCAACAAAATAG
- a CDS encoding CoB--CoM heterodisulfide reductase iron-sulfur subunit B family protein, with the protein MMKYSFFPGCSMESTAHDFEMSTLAVAKALGIQMHELPDWSCCGSTPAHATDSLLAASLPARNLAIAQELGSDLIVCCASCYGRLATASRDLAQDANLRAQVSEIIGKEYAGKVRVRHFLQVLRDDYGIPEIKDSVVKSLDGLKVACYYGCLLTRPKELSILDDPEDPQVLEDILLAIGADPVEWPYKTECCGASFSITRTDTVKHLAGDILRMAKKSGADCIAVACPLCQSNLDLRQSDIEKETGEKIDLPVFFFTQLLGKALGLSDSELGINKLMVSPSFTI; encoded by the coding sequence ATGATGAAGTATTCATTCTTTCCGGGCTGTTCCATGGAGTCGACCGCTCACGACTTTGAGATGTCCACCCTGGCGGTAGCAAAAGCCTTAGGAATACAGATGCATGAGCTGCCGGACTGGAGCTGCTGCGGTTCGACCCCGGCGCATGCCACAGATTCGCTTTTGGCTGCGTCTCTTCCGGCTCGGAACCTGGCTATAGCACAGGAACTCGGCAGCGACCTGATCGTCTGCTGTGCATCATGTTACGGCAGACTGGCGACAGCCAGCCGTGACCTGGCTCAGGATGCAAACCTTCGTGCTCAAGTCTCTGAGATTATTGGAAAAGAATACGCTGGAAAAGTGAGGGTCAGACACTTTTTGCAAGTGCTGCGCGACGACTATGGCATCCCGGAGATCAAGGACAGCGTGGTCAAGAGCCTGGATGGTCTTAAGGTGGCATGCTATTATGGCTGCCTGCTCACCAGGCCAAAAGAACTCAGCATTTTGGATGATCCAGAAGACCCGCAGGTGCTGGAAGACATTCTCTTAGCGATTGGGGCTGATCCTGTTGAGTGGCCATATAAGACAGAGTGCTGCGGCGCCAGCTTTTCGATCACTCGCACCGATACCGTAAAGCACCTGGCAGGGGACATACTTCGTATGGCGAAAAAGAGTGGGGCAGACTGCATAGCAGTGGCGTGTCCTCTGTGCCAGAGCAATCTGGATTTGCGCCAGTCCGATATTGAAAAAGAGACCGGCGAGAAGATTGACCTGCCTGTGTTCTTCTTTACCCAACTCTTGGGTAAGGCGCTCGGGCTTTCGGACTCTGAGCTTGGAATAAACAAACTAATGGTAAGCCCCAGTTTTACCATTTGA
- a CDS encoding FAD-dependent oxidoreductase, whose product MAINKSENDPVGAVMVAGGGIAGIQASLDLANSGYKVYLVEKSPTVGGKMAQLDKTFPTGDCATCIISPKLVECSRNLNIEIIPQSQVEELSGKPGNFKIKLKQRARFVDINKCSACGDCEKVCPINVPDPFNRGLSRHTAIHKVTAQAVPNAYVIEKRDRPPCVSACPMGQNVQAYVALIAKGKFAEAAEIIKRDNPLPLICGYVCHRPCESECQQGRYGEPISIRDLKRFAIEHAPEGEKADAQQPTPNASKVAIIGSGPAGLAAADYLARNGYAVTIYEAMGMPGGMMRAGIPDFRLPRNVLDSQIKDILDLGVELKCNSPIGKDITIDSLLNDGYKAVFAAVGAQKSTDLGIKGEELRSVRPGIEFIKQVNLGEKVSLGSKVAVIGAGNAAMDIARAAVRLGSKDVTIVYRRTKREMPADPVEVEDAIKEGVKFVFLTNPKRFVGKDGKLTGIECLDMKLSDERDASGRRRPVAVEDSEHIIDCDDAILATGQMVDLNFMTGCELGVNKWGLLNVDRVTLATDKPGVFAGGDVVAGAGTLSEAVAAGKRAAVSIERYLKGEDMAEGRDADSRIWTDDKHRELELAQNREKRLKSKRVQPDQPDGSYSEAKAIEEASRCLACGICCECGECVKACLVKAIDHNMKDSYRELEVGAVVLAPGYEEFDARLRGEFGFGRYANVVTNVQFERLLSAGGPYQGHLQRISDGKDLKKIAFIQCVGSRDAANNRPYCSSVCCMAAVKESVVAQDHTPGLETTIFYTDIRAFGKDFDRYYERAKTGGVRFERSQISRVVEMPDTKSLRLSYLKDGKPVDEEFDMVILSTGMRPSEEALRTAKAVGIELNECGFCKSDEFATVATSRDGIFVAGAFQEPKDIPETVTQASAAAAMAMEILSPARGTLVTHKQYPKERDVIDEVPRIGVFICHCGINIASVVDVEKVVDAAKTMPFVAFADHQMYACADNTQDYMKQIIDEYNLNRLIVASCTPRTHEALFRETARECELNPYLVDMANIRDQCSWVHSKEPESATAKAIDLVRMAVGRSAKLTGLETEELPVVQTAVVIGGGSSGMSSALSLAKQGFLVNLIEKSDKLGGRLASGKLRDKLIADVEKHPMIRTFLSSKVEKLNGFVGNFTSEVKTPEGMVEIEHGAMIVATGGREYKPTEYLYGQDKRVMTQRELENKFSLVSELAARPTVAMIQCVGSRNEQRPFCSRSCCTDAVKNAIRIKEMRPDAKVVVLYRDMRTYGFNELFYQKAREMGVIFLRYDPENPPEVAGGDKLNLKFMETELNTPVSLDVNMLLLSVGTSPAVENQEISDLAKLPLNADGFFLEAHVKLRPVDFASEGIFLCGSSHSPKSTIENIQQGRAAAGRAATILSKKTLTVGGQVSVVDTRKCVSCLTCVKVCPYGAPEVSKVNGKNRVEIQAAKCMGCGSCASACPAKAIELHHFMDKQVKSAIEALLST is encoded by the coding sequence ATGGCAATCAATAAATCGGAAAATGACCCCGTGGGGGCGGTAATGGTCGCTGGGGGCGGCATAGCCGGGATTCAAGCGTCGCTGGACCTTGCGAACTCTGGTTATAAGGTCTACCTGGTTGAGAAGTCGCCGACAGTCGGCGGCAAGATGGCTCAGCTCGATAAGACCTTCCCAACGGGCGACTGTGCCACTTGTATCATATCGCCGAAGCTGGTTGAATGTTCGCGAAACCTCAATATCGAAATAATCCCTCAGTCTCAAGTGGAAGAGCTTTCCGGCAAACCGGGCAATTTCAAGATCAAACTCAAGCAGAGAGCGCGATTTGTGGATATAAATAAGTGCAGTGCCTGCGGCGACTGCGAAAAAGTATGCCCGATAAATGTGCCGGACCCGTTCAACAGGGGCCTTTCTAGGCACACGGCGATCCACAAAGTGACCGCCCAGGCAGTGCCGAATGCGTATGTAATCGAAAAGCGAGACAGGCCGCCATGTGTGAGCGCCTGCCCTATGGGCCAGAACGTGCAGGCTTATGTCGCCCTCATCGCCAAAGGTAAGTTTGCAGAGGCAGCCGAGATTATCAAGCGGGACAACCCGCTTCCGCTTATCTGCGGTTATGTCTGTCATAGACCCTGCGAAAGCGAGTGCCAGCAGGGAAGATACGGTGAACCCATATCTATCAGAGACCTCAAGCGTTTCGCTATTGAGCATGCTCCAGAAGGGGAGAAAGCCGACGCCCAACAGCCGACACCCAACGCCTCCAAGGTGGCAATAATCGGCTCAGGGCCAGCGGGTCTTGCTGCAGCAGACTATCTGGCTAGAAACGGCTATGCAGTCACGATTTATGAGGCTATGGGCATGCCGGGTGGTATGATGAGGGCAGGCATCCCTGATTTCCGCCTCCCGCGTAATGTGCTCGACAGCCAGATCAAAGATATTCTTGACCTGGGCGTGGAACTCAAGTGCAATTCGCCTATCGGCAAAGATATAACGATAGACAGTCTTCTTAATGATGGTTACAAGGCTGTGTTTGCAGCAGTCGGCGCTCAAAAGAGTACTGATCTCGGAATAAAAGGTGAAGAGCTTAGGAGCGTAAGGCCAGGAATAGAGTTTATCAAACAGGTGAACCTGGGCGAAAAGGTCTCGCTGGGCAGCAAAGTTGCCGTCATTGGCGCAGGTAATGCGGCCATGGATATAGCGCGGGCAGCTGTCCGCCTGGGCTCAAAGGACGTCACAATTGTCTACCGCCGGACCAAGCGCGAGATGCCCGCCGACCCGGTCGAGGTTGAAGACGCCATCAAAGAGGGAGTTAAGTTTGTCTTCCTCACCAACCCCAAACGGTTCGTGGGCAAAGACGGCAAGCTCACAGGCATCGAATGCTTGGATATGAAACTCTCGGACGAGCGCGATGCATCCGGCAGGCGCAGACCTGTTGCGGTCGAGGACTCCGAGCATATTATTGACTGTGATGATGCGATCCTTGCTACAGGCCAGATGGTGGACCTGAACTTTATGACCGGCTGTGAGCTTGGAGTCAACAAATGGGGTCTGCTCAATGTGGACCGTGTGACCCTTGCCACCGATAAGCCCGGAGTATTCGCGGGTGGCGATGTAGTTGCAGGTGCAGGGACTTTGAGCGAAGCTGTAGCTGCAGGCAAGCGTGCCGCAGTTTCGATAGAGAGATATCTCAAGGGCGAAGATATGGCCGAGGGGCGAGATGCCGACAGCCGTATCTGGACAGACGATAAGCACCGTGAACTCGAACTTGCCCAGAACCGTGAAAAGCGTCTCAAGAGCAAGCGTGTTCAGCCGGACCAACCGGATGGTTCATATTCCGAGGCAAAAGCGATTGAAGAAGCCAGCCGGTGCCTGGCATGCGGAATCTGCTGTGAATGTGGCGAGTGCGTCAAAGCATGTCTAGTCAAAGCGATAGATCACAATATGAAAGACTCCTATCGTGAGCTGGAGGTCGGGGCAGTCGTGCTTGCTCCTGGTTACGAAGAGTTCGACGCCAGGCTGCGCGGAGAGTTCGGGTTCGGTAGATATGCGAATGTCGTCACCAATGTCCAGTTTGAAAGGCTGCTTTCTGCAGGAGGCCCGTATCAAGGCCACCTCCAGAGGATATCGGATGGTAAAGACCTCAAGAAGATAGCTTTCATTCAATGCGTTGGCTCGCGTGATGCAGCCAACAACCGGCCATACTGTTCTTCGGTCTGTTGTATGGCAGCAGTAAAAGAGTCTGTGGTTGCGCAGGACCATACACCGGGGTTGGAGACTACTATCTTTTACACAGACATCCGCGCATTCGGCAAGGACTTTGACAGATACTACGAGCGCGCCAAGACTGGCGGTGTACGCTTCGAGCGCAGTCAGATATCGCGTGTAGTTGAGATGCCGGATACTAAGAGCTTAAGGCTTTCATATCTCAAAGACGGCAAGCCGGTCGATGAAGAGTTCGACATGGTGATCCTCTCCACAGGCATGAGACCCAGCGAAGAGGCTCTGCGCACTGCAAAAGCAGTCGGAATTGAGCTAAATGAATGCGGGTTCTGTAAGTCGGATGAGTTTGCGACAGTAGCCACCAGCCGTGATGGAATCTTCGTGGCCGGTGCATTCCAGGAGCCTAAAGACATTCCTGAGACAGTTACTCAGGCGAGTGCTGCTGCAGCCATGGCAATGGAGATACTCTCGCCAGCCCGTGGAACACTGGTCACGCACAAACAGTATCCAAAAGAGCGCGACGTCATCGACGAAGTGCCCAGAATAGGCGTCTTTATCTGCCACTGCGGGATCAACATCGCAAGTGTGGTGGATGTGGAGAAAGTCGTCGATGCGGCCAAGACTATGCCGTTTGTCGCTTTTGCCGACCACCAGATGTATGCCTGCGCGGACAATACTCAGGATTATATGAAACAGATCATCGATGAGTATAACCTTAACCGTCTGATTGTAGCATCGTGCACACCTCGCACCCATGAGGCGCTCTTCAGGGAGACAGCCCGCGAATGCGAACTCAACCCGTATCTGGTGGATATGGCGAATATCCGTGACCAATGTTCATGGGTCCACTCGAAGGAGCCTGAGTCTGCGACCGCCAAAGCCATCGACCTGGTCAGGATGGCTGTCGGCAGATCGGCAAAGCTGACTGGTCTTGAAACAGAGGAACTGCCTGTCGTGCAGACCGCTGTAGTGATCGGTGGCGGATCCAGTGGAATGAGTTCGGCATTGAGCCTTGCAAAGCAGGGCTTCCTAGTCAATCTGATAGAGAAATCAGATAAGCTCGGCGGAAGGCTTGCCTCAGGTAAACTACGGGATAAGCTGATCGCCGATGTCGAGAAGCATCCGATGATAAGAACGTTCCTATCGTCGAAGGTCGAAAAGCTCAATGGATTCGTCGGCAATTTCACCAGTGAAGTAAAGACGCCCGAAGGAATGGTAGAGATCGAGCACGGCGCAATGATCGTTGCAACAGGTGGACGCGAGTATAAGCCGACTGAGTATCTCTATGGTCAGGACAAGCGTGTCATGACCCAGCGTGAGCTTGAGAATAAGTTCTCGCTGGTGAGTGAACTGGCCGCCAGACCTACTGTAGCTATGATCCAATGCGTGGGCTCGCGAAATGAGCAGAGACCGTTTTGCAGCCGGTCTTGCTGCACTGACGCAGTCAAAAACGCAATCCGTATAAAGGAGATGCGGCCGGACGCGAAAGTGGTCGTACTCTATAGAGATATGCGAACTTACGGCTTCAATGAGCTGTTTTACCAGAAGGCTCGTGAGATGGGTGTTATTTTCCTGAGATATGACCCTGAGAACCCGCCGGAAGTGGCTGGCGGCGACAAGCTCAATCTCAAGTTTATGGAGACTGAGCTCAACACTCCAGTAAGTCTGGATGTGAATATGCTGCTGCTTTCAGTCGGCACATCGCCTGCGGTGGAAAATCAGGAGATATCTGACCTGGCGAAGCTCCCACTCAATGCGGACGGTTTCTTCCTGGAGGCGCATGTAAAACTGCGCCCTGTGGACTTCGCATCCGAAGGTATATTCCTTTGTGGAAGTTCTCATTCACCCAAGAGCACAATAGAGAACATTCAGCAGGGCAGGGCCGCAGCAGGAAGAGCCGCAACAATATTATCAAAGAAGACTCTGACTGTTGGCGGCCAGGTGAGCGTAGTGGACACAAGAAAGTGCGTATCGTGTCTGACATGCGTGAAGGTTTGTCCATATGGCGCACCTGAGGTGAGCAAAGTCAACGGCAAGAACCGGGTCGAGATTCAGGCGGCTAAGTGTATGGGCTGCGGGAGCTGCGCTTCGGCATGCCCCGCCAAGGCCATTGAGCTGCATCATTTTATGGACAAACAGGTGAAATCCGCTATTGAGGCGCTGCTTAGCACATAA
- a CDS encoding 4Fe-4S dicluster domain-containing protein encodes MSNSATITKIDQSLLEKLDPKGELNLASCLQCGRCSAGCTMRLETDILPHQMNRMVLLGMEEELLSSKAIWTCASCHTCVSRCPMKVNTPALVDRLREMANSAPTQDLEKIRTFNDEMLKSMKLFGRVYEMGMMGFYKMRTRDFFSDLNKFPTMLAKGKMKIFPPRTRARKAVATIFNRVHRVRRAK; translated from the coding sequence ATGAGTAACTCGGCAACGATTACAAAAATAGATCAGAGCCTGCTTGAGAAGCTCGACCCCAAGGGTGAGCTGAACCTGGCGTCCTGTCTGCAGTGCGGACGATGCTCAGCGGGATGCACGATGCGCCTGGAGACAGACATTCTCCCGCATCAGATGAACCGGATGGTACTGCTGGGCATGGAAGAAGAACTGCTTTCGAGTAAGGCCATATGGACATGTGCGTCGTGCCATACATGCGTGTCGCGTTGCCCGATGAAGGTCAACACTCCAGCGCTTGTCGACAGGCTTCGCGAGATGGCCAATAGCGCTCCGACTCAGGATCTGGAGAAGATCAGGACCTTTAATGACGAGATGCTCAAGTCGATGAAGCTCTTTGGGCGGGTCTACGAGATGGGCATGATGGGATTTTATAAGATGCGCACGCGGGATTTCTTTAGCGATCTGAACAAATTCCCGACCATGCTCGCCAAAGGCAAGATGAAGATATTCCCGCCGCGCACTCGGGCGCGCAAGGCGGTCGCCACTATATTCAACCGGGTGCATCGTGTACGGAGGGCTAAATGA